A stretch of Halichondria panicea chromosome 1, odHalPani1.1, whole genome shotgun sequence DNA encodes these proteins:
- the LOC135348557 gene encoding CUB and sushi domain-containing protein 3-like isoform X4: protein MNARSSDLQIAVTLALLILSWSCRGEEGIPAFRGVRNDTSEDNATATLTSLSETSIVEGFMVECVGASSREGPLPITVADPPSPPLSPRVSFTLNQPSYSNTTLEWGPPSSTGSVSVNYVVTISPTPFSGSPVTVEAISTQITVSYNTLYNVTTRADNCAGMSQESLIMDLIVCPTPPTAAGVTITNTPPVTIGGSMLTFTCSRDSEVITSTCGSSGWSPDPGTFDCGIPVTVDPPVTCGSPAIPSRGSVDISGRLPPFSLDSQVIYRCDDGLFPPDVRTSTCTDVGGSGEWVENPGSLLCRERPVNCTLPTEPCNGAIVEYERLNETVLEGTVLTYQCDNGLSLTGPNTITCTNTGVWSTEPEAIMCVVSTVAPLFSTSATVAISVVITFIVTLVIGFLTGLLVMYLFFRKKAVYFPATEGQTNTVSTAPAGPVYEEVSPKEEIELNTNQAYGPLGL from the exons ATGAATGCAAGATCATCAGATCTACAGATTGCTGTCACTCTAGCGTTGCTTATTTTAAGTTGGTCATGCCGAGGGGAAG AAGGTATTCCAGCATTCCGTGGTGTTCGCAATGACACCAGTGAAGATAATGCCACTGCCACTCTCACTTCACTGTCTGAGACCTCCATTGTGGAGGGTTTTATGGTGGAGTGTGTTGGGGCTAGCTCACGAGAAGGTCCTCTTCCCATTACTGTTGCTG atccaCCCTCCCCTCCCTTGAGTCCAAGAGTCTCCTTCACTCTAAACCAACCCAGCTACTCTAATACTACCCTGGAGTGGGgccctccctcctctactggcAGTGTGTCTGTCAACTATGTCGTTACTATCTCCCCAACACCTTTCTCCGGGTCACCAGTCACCGTGGAGGCCATCTCGACACAGATAACTGTCTCCTACAACACTCTCTACAATGTGACTACCAGAGCTGACAACTGTGCAGGAATGAGCCAAGAGAGTTTAATTATGGATCTAA TTGTGTGCCCCACACCACCTACTGCTGCTGGTGTGACCATCACCAACACACCTCCTGTCACTATTGGTGGATCCATGCTCACCTTCACTTGCAGTAGAGATAGTGAAGTGATAACCTCAACCTGTGGCAGTAGTGGATGGTCTCCTGATCCTGGGACCTTCGACTGTGGCATCCCAGTTACAG TAGATCCCCCAGTCACCTGTGGTTCTCCTGCTATACCGTCCAGAGGTAGTGTGGACATCAGTGGAAGGCTACCACCCTTCTCACTGGATTCACAGGTCATCTATCGCTGTGACGATGGACTGTTCCCCCCTGATGtgaggaccagcacatgcactgatgtggggggtagcggagagtgggtggagaatcctGGGAGCTTGTTATGCAGGGAGAGGCCAG TCAACTGCACTCTTCCTACTGAGCCTTGCAATGGTGCTATAGTTGAGTATGAGAGGTTGAACGAGACAGTGTTGGaaggaacagtgctgacttaccagtgtgacaatggactctcactgactggacccaacaccatcacttgcactaatactggagtctggagcactgagcctgaggcaatcatgTGTGTAG TTTCTACTGTCGCTCCCTTGTTCTCTACTTCTGCAACTGTCGCTATCAGTgtggtcatcactttcattgtcactctagtcattggattcctcactggactGCTAGTGATGTATCTTTTCTTTCGTAAGAAAGCAGTGTACTTCCCAGCAACTGAAGGACAAACTAACACAGTGTCCACTgcaccagctggtcctgtttatgaggaggtgtcaccaaAAGAAGAGattgaactcaacacaaaccaggcgtatggaccattagGACTGTGA
- the LOC135348557 gene encoding uncharacterized protein LOC135348557 isoform X2 — protein MNARSSDLQIAVTLALLILSWSCRGEAYLTITPTVACPDDTVSFTCTLPGSFIRWDVIPLQGARFTISLVSNNADATEGIPAFRGVRNDTSEDNATATLTSLSETSIVEGFMVECVGASSREGPLPITVADPPSPPLSPRVSFTLNQPSYSNTTLEWGPPSSTGSVSVNYVVTISPTPFSGSPVTVEAISTQITVSYNTLYNVTTRADNCAGMSQESLIMDLIVCPTPPTAAGVTITNTPPVTIGGSMLTFTCSRDSEVITSTCGSSGWSPDPGTFDCGIPVTDPPVTCGSPAIPSRGSVDISGRLPPFSLDSQVIYRCDDGLFPPDVRTSTCTDVGGSGEWVENPGSLLCRERPVNCTLPTEPCNGAIVEYERLNETVLEGTVLTYQCDNGLSLTGPNTITCTNTGVWSTEPEAIMCVVSTVAPLFSTSATVAISVVITFIVTLVIGFLTGLLVMYLFFRKKAVYFPATEGQTNTVSTAPAGPVYEEVSPKEEIELNTNQAYGPLGL, from the exons ATGAATGCAAGATCATCAGATCTACAGATTGCTGTCACTCTAGCGTTGCTTATTTTAAGTTGGTCATGCCGAGGGGAAG CTTATTTGACAATAACTCCCACTGTGGCTTGTCCTGATGACACTGTATCCTTCACCTGCACTCTGCCTGGTAGCTTTATACGATGGGACGTCATTCCACTGCAAGGGGCCCGGTTCACCATATCTTTAGTTTCTAACAATGCTGATGCCACAGAAGGTATTCCAGCATTCCGTGGTGTTCGCAATGACACCAGTGAAGATAATGCCACTGCCACTCTCACTTCACTGTCTGAGACCTCCATTGTGGAGGGTTTTATGGTGGAGTGTGTTGGGGCTAGCTCACGAGAAGGTCCTCTTCCCATTACTGTTGCTG atccaCCCTCCCCTCCCTTGAGTCCAAGAGTCTCCTTCACTCTAAACCAACCCAGCTACTCTAATACTACCCTGGAGTGGGgccctccctcctctactggcAGTGTGTCTGTCAACTATGTCGTTACTATCTCCCCAACACCTTTCTCCGGGTCACCAGTCACCGTGGAGGCCATCTCGACACAGATAACTGTCTCCTACAACACTCTCTACAATGTGACTACCAGAGCTGACAACTGTGCAGGAATGAGCCAAGAGAGTTTAATTATGGATCTAA TTGTGTGCCCCACACCACCTACTGCTGCTGGTGTGACCATCACCAACACACCTCCTGTCACTATTGGTGGATCCATGCTCACCTTCACTTGCAGTAGAGATAGTGAAGTGATAACCTCAACCTGTGGCAGTAGTGGATGGTCTCCTGATCCTGGGACCTTCGACTGTGGCATCCCAGTTACAG ATCCCCCAGTCACCTGTGGTTCTCCTGCTATACCGTCCAGAGGTAGTGTGGACATCAGTGGAAGGCTACCACCCTTCTCACTGGATTCACAGGTCATCTATCGCTGTGACGATGGACTGTTCCCCCCTGATGtgaggaccagcacatgcactgatgtggggggtagcggagagtgggtggagaatcctGGGAGCTTGTTATGCAGGGAGAGGCCAG TCAACTGCACTCTTCCTACTGAGCCTTGCAATGGTGCTATAGTTGAGTATGAGAGGTTGAACGAGACAGTGTTGGaaggaacagtgctgacttaccagtgtgacaatggactctcactgactggacccaacaccatcacttgcactaatactggagtctggagcactgagcctgaggcaatcatgTGTGTAG TTTCTACTGTCGCTCCCTTGTTCTCTACTTCTGCAACTGTCGCTATCAGTgtggtcatcactttcattgtcactctagtcattggattcctcactggactGCTAGTGATGTATCTTTTCTTTCGTAAGAAAGCAGTGTACTTCCCAGCAACTGAAGGACAAACTAACACAGTGTCCACTgcaccagctggtcctgtttatgaggaggtgtcaccaaAAGAAGAGattgaactcaacacaaaccaggcgtatggaccattagGACTGTGA
- the LOC135350037 gene encoding uncharacterized protein LOC135350037 isoform X1, translated as MFKRHLKLFLHGLRLLRTEQCLIVAAIDDSIVQETEFCSLTFKPQYFWTLLSQLRSSNLKNPGHFSSSGIDPGPGVFEMVHRVHDNPDQQMYSCGSLAPKMRRGGCMDSHYHKLGELWEKSEDCLIDY; from the exons ATGTTCAAAAGACACCTCAAGCTGTTCCTGCATGGGCTCCGTCTTCTAAGGACTG AGCAATGTTTAATCGTAGCGGCGATAGATGACAGCATAGTACAAGAAACTGAATTCTGTTCTTTAACTTTCAAGCCACAGTATTTTTGGACTTTATTATCCCAGCTCAGGAGCAGCAACCTTAAAAATCCGGGACATTTCAG CTCCTCTGGTATTGATCCTGGACCGGGTGTATTTGAGATGGTGCATCGTGTCCATGACAACCCAGACCAGCAGATGTACTCGTGTGGTTCACTGGCCCCAAAAATGAGGAGGGGAGGATGTATGGactcacactatcacaagcTGGGAGAGCTGTGGGAGAAGAGTGaaga CTGCTTGATTGACTATTAA
- the LOC135348557 gene encoding uncharacterized protein LOC135348557 isoform X1 produces MNARSSDLQIAVTLALLILSWSCRGEAYLTITPTVACPDDTVSFTCTLPGSFIRWDVIPLQGARFTISLVSNNADATEGIPAFRGVRNDTSEDNATATLTSLSETSIVEGFMVECVGASSREGPLPITVADPPSPPLSPRVSFTLNQPSYSNTTLEWGPPSSTGSVSVNYVVTISPTPFSGSPVTVEAISTQITVSYNTLYNVTTRADNCAGMSQESLIMDLIVCPTPPTAAGVTITNTPPVTIGGSMLTFTCSRDSEVITSTCGSSGWSPDPGTFDCGIPVTVDPPVTCGSPAIPSRGSVDISGRLPPFSLDSQVIYRCDDGLFPPDVRTSTCTDVGGSGEWVENPGSLLCRERPVNCTLPTEPCNGAIVEYERLNETVLEGTVLTYQCDNGLSLTGPNTITCTNTGVWSTEPEAIMCVVSTVAPLFSTSATVAISVVITFIVTLVIGFLTGLLVMYLFFRKKAVYFPATEGQTNTVSTAPAGPVYEEVSPKEEIELNTNQAYGPLGL; encoded by the exons ATGAATGCAAGATCATCAGATCTACAGATTGCTGTCACTCTAGCGTTGCTTATTTTAAGTTGGTCATGCCGAGGGGAAG CTTATTTGACAATAACTCCCACTGTGGCTTGTCCTGATGACACTGTATCCTTCACCTGCACTCTGCCTGGTAGCTTTATACGATGGGACGTCATTCCACTGCAAGGGGCCCGGTTCACCATATCTTTAGTTTCTAACAATGCTGATGCCACAGAAGGTATTCCAGCATTCCGTGGTGTTCGCAATGACACCAGTGAAGATAATGCCACTGCCACTCTCACTTCACTGTCTGAGACCTCCATTGTGGAGGGTTTTATGGTGGAGTGTGTTGGGGCTAGCTCACGAGAAGGTCCTCTTCCCATTACTGTTGCTG atccaCCCTCCCCTCCCTTGAGTCCAAGAGTCTCCTTCACTCTAAACCAACCCAGCTACTCTAATACTACCCTGGAGTGGGgccctccctcctctactggcAGTGTGTCTGTCAACTATGTCGTTACTATCTCCCCAACACCTTTCTCCGGGTCACCAGTCACCGTGGAGGCCATCTCGACACAGATAACTGTCTCCTACAACACTCTCTACAATGTGACTACCAGAGCTGACAACTGTGCAGGAATGAGCCAAGAGAGTTTAATTATGGATCTAA TTGTGTGCCCCACACCACCTACTGCTGCTGGTGTGACCATCACCAACACACCTCCTGTCACTATTGGTGGATCCATGCTCACCTTCACTTGCAGTAGAGATAGTGAAGTGATAACCTCAACCTGTGGCAGTAGTGGATGGTCTCCTGATCCTGGGACCTTCGACTGTGGCATCCCAGTTACAG TAGATCCCCCAGTCACCTGTGGTTCTCCTGCTATACCGTCCAGAGGTAGTGTGGACATCAGTGGAAGGCTACCACCCTTCTCACTGGATTCACAGGTCATCTATCGCTGTGACGATGGACTGTTCCCCCCTGATGtgaggaccagcacatgcactgatgtggggggtagcggagagtgggtggagaatcctGGGAGCTTGTTATGCAGGGAGAGGCCAG TCAACTGCACTCTTCCTACTGAGCCTTGCAATGGTGCTATAGTTGAGTATGAGAGGTTGAACGAGACAGTGTTGGaaggaacagtgctgacttaccagtgtgacaatggactctcactgactggacccaacaccatcacttgcactaatactggagtctggagcactgagcctgaggcaatcatgTGTGTAG TTTCTACTGTCGCTCCCTTGTTCTCTACTTCTGCAACTGTCGCTATCAGTgtggtcatcactttcattgtcactctagtcattggattcctcactggactGCTAGTGATGTATCTTTTCTTTCGTAAGAAAGCAGTGTACTTCCCAGCAACTGAAGGACAAACTAACACAGTGTCCACTgcaccagctggtcctgtttatgaggaggtgtcaccaaAAGAAGAGattgaactcaacacaaaccaggcgtatggaccattagGACTGTGA
- the LOC135348685 gene encoding uncharacterized protein LOC135348685, protein MQVQTVLFISIQLFSFAAATLTSTPPVACPNDTVTFTCTLPGSVIRWTAIQGRVSLFSISLSTSNTGETQGNPAFRGVLTDSSGGMLTATLTSLSEASIVEGIMVECDGVSSQEGPLTITVADPPSPPLNPRVSSTLNQPSSSNISLNWDPPSSTGGVSVMYVLTISPTPLSESPVTVETTSAQITVLYNIPYNVTTRAVNCAGMSQESLIVDLILCPTLSTAAGVTITNTPSVTIGGSMLTFTCGGPNEVITSTCGSSGWSPDPGTFDCGTPVTDPPVTCGSPAAPSRGSVDISGGTPPFSLDSEVTFHCDEGLFPPNVRTSTCTDVEGRGEWVENPGSLVCRERPVNCTAPAEPCNGAIVDYERLNETVSEGTVLTYRCDNGFSLTGPNTITCTNARVWSTEPEAIVCVLMTEVSTIAPLFSTSATVAISVVITFIVTLVIGFLTGLLVMHLFSRKKAVYFPATEGQANAASTAPVGPVYEEVSPKEDIELNTNQAYGPLGL, encoded by the exons ATGCAAGTACAGACAGTTCTTTTTATCAGCATCCAGCTGTTTTCTTTTGCTGCAG CCACTCTGACATCCACCCCCCCTGTGGCCTGTCCTAATGACACTgtcactttcacctgcactctACCTGGTAGTGTCATACGATGGACGGCCATTCAAGGCCGAGTATCTTTGTTTAGCATATCATTGTCTACCAGCAACACTGGTGAGACACAAGGTAATCCAGCATTCCGTGGTGTTCTCACTGACTCCAGTGGAGGAATGCTCACTGCGACTCTCACCTCACTGTCTGAGGCCTCCATTGTGGAGGGTATTATGGTGGAGTGTGACGGAGTGAGCTCACAAGAGGGTCCTCTCACCATCACTGTGGCTG ATCCACCCTCTCCTCCACTCAACCCACGAGTATCCTCCACTTTAAATCAACCCAGTTCCTCTAATATTTCTCTGAATTGGgaccctccctcctctactggtggtgtgtccGTCATGTATGTCCTCAccatctccccaacacctctctccgAGTCACCAGTCACCGTGGAGACAACCTCTGCACAGATCACTGTCCTATATAACATTCCTTACAATGTAACCACcagagctgtcaactgtgctGGAATGAGTCAAGAAAGTCTAATTGTGGATCTTA TTTTGTGCCCCACACTGTCTACTGCTGCTGGTGTGACCATCACCAACACACCTTCTGTCACTATTGGTGGATCCATGCTCACCTTCACTTGCGGTGGACCCAATGAAGTGATAACCTCAACCTGTGGCAGTAGTGGGTGGTCTCCTGACCCTGGGACCTTCGACTGTGGCACCCCAGTTACAG ATCCCCCAGTCACCTGTGGCTCTCCAGCTGCACCATCCAGAGGCAGTGTGGACATCAGTGGAGGgacaccacccttctcactgGATTCAGAGGTCACCTTCCACTGTGATGAGGGACTGTTCCCCCCTAATGtgaggaccagcacatgcactgatgtggagggtaggggagagtgggtggagaatcctGGGAGCTTGGTGTGCAGGGAGAGGCCAG TCAACTGCACTGCACCTGCTGAGCCGTGCAACGGTGCTATAGTGGACTATGAGAGGTTGAACGAGACAGTGtcggagggaacagtgctgacttaccggtgtgacaatggattctcactgactggacccaacaccatcacttgcactaatgctaGAGTCTGGAGTactgagcctgaggcaatcGTGTGTGTACTTATGACTGAAG TTTCTACTATCGCTCCCTTGTTCTCCACTTCTGCAACTGTCGCTATCAGTgtggtcatcactttcattgtcactctagtcattggattcctcactggactcctagtgatgcaTCTTTTctctcgtaagaaggcagtgtactTCCCGGCAActgaaggacaagctaacgCAGCGTCCACTGCACcagttggtcctgtttatgaggaggtgtcacccaaagaggacattgaactcaacacaaaccagGCGTACGGACCATTAGGACTGTGA
- the LOC135348557 gene encoding uncharacterized protein LOC135348557 isoform X3 encodes MPRGSFIRWDVIPLQGARFTISLVSNNADATEGIPAFRGVRNDTSEDNATATLTSLSETSIVEGFMVECVGASSREGPLPITVADPPSPPLSPRVSFTLNQPSYSNTTLEWGPPSSTGSVSVNYVVTISPTPFSGSPVTVEAISTQITVSYNTLYNVTTRADNCAGMSQESLIMDLIVCPTPPTAAGVTITNTPPVTIGGSMLTFTCSRDSEVITSTCGSSGWSPDPGTFDCGIPVTVDPPVTCGSPAIPSRGSVDISGRLPPFSLDSQVIYRCDDGLFPPDVRTSTCTDVGGSGEWVENPGSLLCRERPVNCTLPTEPCNGAIVEYERLNETVLEGTVLTYQCDNGLSLTGPNTITCTNTGVWSTEPEAIMCVVSTVAPLFSTSATVAISVVITFIVTLVIGFLTGLLVMYLFFRKKAVYFPATEGQTNTVSTAPAGPVYEEVSPKEEIELNTNQAYGPLGL; translated from the exons ATGCCGAGGGGAAG CTTTATACGATGGGACGTCATTCCACTGCAAGGGGCCCGGTTCACCATATCTTTAGTTTCTAACAATGCTGATGCCACAGAAGGTATTCCAGCATTCCGTGGTGTTCGCAATGACACCAGTGAAGATAATGCCACTGCCACTCTCACTTCACTGTCTGAGACCTCCATTGTGGAGGGTTTTATGGTGGAGTGTGTTGGGGCTAGCTCACGAGAAGGTCCTCTTCCCATTACTGTTGCTG atccaCCCTCCCCTCCCTTGAGTCCAAGAGTCTCCTTCACTCTAAACCAACCCAGCTACTCTAATACTACCCTGGAGTGGGgccctccctcctctactggcAGTGTGTCTGTCAACTATGTCGTTACTATCTCCCCAACACCTTTCTCCGGGTCACCAGTCACCGTGGAGGCCATCTCGACACAGATAACTGTCTCCTACAACACTCTCTACAATGTGACTACCAGAGCTGACAACTGTGCAGGAATGAGCCAAGAGAGTTTAATTATGGATCTAA TTGTGTGCCCCACACCACCTACTGCTGCTGGTGTGACCATCACCAACACACCTCCTGTCACTATTGGTGGATCCATGCTCACCTTCACTTGCAGTAGAGATAGTGAAGTGATAACCTCAACCTGTGGCAGTAGTGGATGGTCTCCTGATCCTGGGACCTTCGACTGTGGCATCCCAGTTACAG TAGATCCCCCAGTCACCTGTGGTTCTCCTGCTATACCGTCCAGAGGTAGTGTGGACATCAGTGGAAGGCTACCACCCTTCTCACTGGATTCACAGGTCATCTATCGCTGTGACGATGGACTGTTCCCCCCTGATGtgaggaccagcacatgcactgatgtggggggtagcggagagtgggtggagaatcctGGGAGCTTGTTATGCAGGGAGAGGCCAG TCAACTGCACTCTTCCTACTGAGCCTTGCAATGGTGCTATAGTTGAGTATGAGAGGTTGAACGAGACAGTGTTGGaaggaacagtgctgacttaccagtgtgacaatggactctcactgactggacccaacaccatcacttgcactaatactggagtctggagcactgagcctgaggcaatcatgTGTGTAG TTTCTACTGTCGCTCCCTTGTTCTCTACTTCTGCAACTGTCGCTATCAGTgtggtcatcactttcattgtcactctagtcattggattcctcactggactGCTAGTGATGTATCTTTTCTTTCGTAAGAAAGCAGTGTACTTCCCAGCAACTGAAGGACAAACTAACACAGTGTCCACTgcaccagctggtcctgtttatgaggaggtgtcaccaaAAGAAGAGattgaactcaacacaaaccaggcgtatggaccattagGACTGTGA